A region from the Medicago truncatula cultivar Jemalong A17 chromosome 6, MtrunA17r5.0-ANR, whole genome shotgun sequence genome encodes:
- the LOC25496542 gene encoding LOB domain-containing protein 42, which produces MKLSCNGCRVLRKGCNDDCIIKPCLEWISSSESQGRATLFLTRFYGRIGLLNLLTNATNQNQNPQAVFKSLLYEASGRLVNPTYGVLGLFWTGDWSRLEAAVEAVLTGSNINDNFTMIDGQTSSGTVNAENHVLPKTYDIRHVAKGTNVDIKGKTQFKRAGKILKPKPRVGSVDSATMLKSLLNNTNMEIGESSSRVQTEKINEAAENQVNLELTLGFDCHSTKSKKILDK; this is translated from the exons ATGAAGTTGAGTTGCAATGGGTGTCGTGTGCTTCGCAAAGGTTGCAATGATGATTGTATCATCAAGCCCTGCCTTGAGTGGATCAGTTCCTCTGAATCCCAAGGGCGTGCCACCCTCTTCCTTACCAGATTTTATGGTCGAATCGGTTTGCTGAATCTCCTCACCAATGCtaccaatcaaaatcaaaatccccAAG CTGTGTTTAAATCATTGTTGTACGAGGCATCTGGTAGATTGGTGAATCCCACCTATGGGGTGCTTGGCTTATTCTGGACAGGGGATTGGAGTCGTCTTGAAGCTGCAGTTGAAGCTGTGTTGACTGGATCAaatattaatgacaattttacaATGATTGATGGGCAGACATCATCAGGTACAGTCAATGCTGAAAATCATGTTCTCCCCAAAACCTATGATATACGCCACGTGGCTAAAGGTACCAATGTGGACATCAAAGGGAAAACTCAATTCAAAAGAGCtgggaaaattttgaagcccaAGCCACGAGTTGGTTCAGTCGACTCGGCTACAATGTTGAAATCCCTTTTGAACAATACCAACATGGAAATTGGGGAGAGTTCATCAAGGGTTCAAACAGAGAAAATCAATGAAGCTGCTGAGAATCAAGTGAATTTGGAACTCACTCTTGGCTTTGATTGCCATTCAACTAAGAGCAAGAAAATATTAGATAAATGA